The genome window CAAGTCACAAGGTAAATATTATTGTATCGGTGCTAGAATTACATACAAGCCaatcacacacgcacgcacgcacgcacgcgcacacgcacacgcacacacacgcacgcacgcacgcacacgcacgcacgcacgcacgcacgcacgcacgcacgcacacacacacacacacacacacacacacacacacacacacacacacacacacacacacacacacacacacacacacacacacacacacacacacacacacatctgtAAGCAAATCAATTCAACGGCCAATATGATGCCCCTAATCATACAATCTGTACCTTGCGTACTGGTCCCTGCCTGACACAGCAAAGTAGTTGTAATCGGACGGGTCAATAAAAATGGAGTAGAGAGGAATCCTTCTGTTCTTGGAGTTCCTACAAACCAGCACTCTAAGAATGAGAAGAGATGATTCAGTACTGCTAGCCAAGGCCTTGCAAATAGCCACACCAGAATAAACAGTGTTGACTCTGCTACAGCCATACCATGTTCTTATATGTATGCACATATGTATGCATTGGATGGTACACTCTATAATGCCTAAAGAGAAGCATGCAAGACTATGAACCAATTCTCTGTGAAGTATCAATTCTCAATGGGACACTCCATAAAGGCTTAGTAAGtatcatctacatgtatagttctAGGAAAGTAAGACCCAGCGAGTCCTccactggaggaggtggtccTCACCGTGTCCTGCTCTCCTCTCTCAGGTCCATCGCGAGGACGGAGCCATCTTCTCCACAGCTGAGGAACAGGTGTGGCGAGTCAGGTTGTACAGAGAGCTGCAGGGGAACAGCAGTGCTAGTGTACACACGTCAGTATTGATACAATGGCTGCTGGAAATACTAACATACTGAGAATGGCATTAATAAACAATCAACATAAAGATATTAGACTGTATAAGATATAGAAGtactttacacacacacacaaaccttaTGAGCAGAGTCGTTGTGGTGTCCCACCCTCTTGGAGTGAACGACCTCCCCCGTGGATGAGAGAACCATGAGTCGTATCTGTCCATCTCTGGCAGCTGTAACTATCACCTGATTGTCAGTGAACGGCATGAACTTGGCCTGAGGGGGGAGGTGCATCATGCCATCACATTAACAACGGTTTGACCTAAAGTAGTGACTAATGAAATTCGGATGGAAGCTATTCAATTCAAAGAAATTacattaattatacaatacTCTTAAGTATTGAAGATCATTCAAAGCTGATGTTGAAATGAGCTAACTCAACCTCCACAGGTTTAGTGGGGGGCTACTGTGCAGCACAGTCCACTGCACTGTGCACAttcacacacgcatacacaatTAATGATACACCCCCAGGGGAATTACACAGGTGCAGTTCACATGGACCTACCTGGAAGACGTTAGCAACGTGCCCGGTGTCGTATTTACCCACAACTTTGCCTCGAGCCCAGTCCCATAGTATCAGGTGTAGATCATCGCTACCCGATGCTAACAGTTGTCCACTGAACGAGAAATTGATACAATTGACGCATCCTTGATGACCCTCGAGTTGTTTCTCTAGTCTCAGTCTCTGCACAAAGGATTTGCACGAGTACAAGTTACGTTGGAACAAGGGGAGACGTGGAAACGGGTCGCGGGAAAGTTGACGATCGTAGAGATTGTAGAGATAGTGTCTGTGCTTCGGTAAGCTACTCATCTTGGGCAGAGGGTCACTATCTCTGTATGTATGGAAAGTGCATTTAGTGACGTCAAAACTGCAGTAATAGTAGATGtctacattataataatttacaaTGATCAACAATTCAATGTGTCTAtatccacataattatggtcacaATTTGTAAGAGTGATTTGTAATAGTGAAGTTCTTACGCTGAGTCCAGTATTACTTTAGTAGCAGATCCACTGAACAGTGAAAGTGTCGAATGTCTCTAGGGCCTAGGGGAATAGAGTACAGTGATAAGATCTGTCCTGTCAGCAAACAAAGCTTTCCTGCTTGGGCTGAGCTGGGAGGAGCTCATGCTCAGTGGTGCCTTGGAAATGTCTGCTGGGGAGGAAGATGTTCTCTCAGAAACCTCAAAACAAGACCTCAGCAGCTTCTTAGCAAGAGTGAATGAAATTGGTACATGGTAATCAACTTCTTGCTAGCTATATTTTTGTACAAACTTGAGCTAGATTTTATTCTCCATTGTGCTACACATGCGCGCTCACAGGTGATTTGGTGAAAGGGCTCAGTACTTCAAATGACAAGACAGCTGCAGACGAGGCCATTAAGAAAGCTGATGCATATTTGCATGTCTCCAAAGTATCAGAATCAACCATTGGGTTTAACCAAACATTTGTGAACACACCCACCACTGAAAGCACTCAAGCACAATCGTCACAGCAAGGTACGTCAGATACGGGCTTAATAGATGTGTATGACAAATAAATTTGCCGTATAGCTGGTGATTTCCGAGGGGCAAAATATTAGTGTTTGAACActggaccacgaatattttacccatctTGCTAccttacctgcagtgcaagcagtaACCACGAACTGACTAAATAttaccacgaatattttgcctctgaaaattacccgctatacgttATTAAACTTTGAGGGCCAATAGGACTAGAGTATCCCTCCAATCTCAATGtattcatgataattatttgtaattaTAGAGCTCTGCCGCAGTCTAGAGGAGGATGCTCAAGAGAGGACTGAGCGGAGGCGGGAGAGGGAGGCAGCTGGTCGGAAGTGGAAGAGTAAGGGGGCTGGAGCGTTCAAACGTGGAGACATGGAGGAGGCCCTGGACTGCTACTCCAAGGCACTAGAGGAGACACCATGGGTCATCACTCTCTACACTAATAGAGCACTGGTTAGTCTTGTATTACAACAATGCTAGCTAACACTACTATGTAGATCAAGCCTTTACATCTAACAGATGTTCACATGTTACTGGGATAACTTCACGTACATGCGTCAGGTATAATGGAATTACAATAAACAGAGCACATAGTTTCTCCTACTTATTATCAGTAGTTTGTTTAGCCTTAAttaaggccatgcaaagtcaatttgtagtttctcaggccctcccGCTTGGAAATTGACTGCTTTACAAAAAagttaaatatcacgtgacctcaaattaaaggcactaaaagaaaagaaaaggataaatttgtatggttttttggtcatgaatataattatgactaaaattaatacgtaaaaattatgcacctccgcttattgaggaagttaggggtgtggtttcaattaaaattctatgaatatcattatcattaatatttatcaaatgcctcaatccgcttgctattttaggaataatagcctgagaaactacaaattgactttgcatggcctaactTCAGAATTAGATTCCCTGAtacccatgcacacatacacacactgatacccatgcacacatacacacacgtactctgtgtgtgtctgtatgtatgctacccccccacacacatgcacacacacacacacacacacacacacacacacacacacacacacacacgcacacgcacacacacacacacacgcacacgcacacgcacatgcacacacacacgcacacgcacacgcacacacacacacacacacacacacacacacacacacacgtgcacacacacacgcacacacacacacacacacacacacacacacacacgtgcacacacacacgcacacacacacacacacacacacacacacacacacgtgcacacacacatgcacacacacacacacacgtgcacacacacacgcacacacacacacacacacacagtgctatAACAAGATGGGCAGGTATATAGAAGCGATTGAAGACTGTGATGAAGCCATCAAAGTGAGTGACTACTGCCTAATGATCTGGATAATTAAACAGCATCccacacaatcacacaatcACATATATCTGTTATATAACGGCTACACTTGCAGATTGAGCCGGCTAAGATTCGAGCACATGTTCACAAAGGAAAGGCTCTTGTTGGCATGGGAAACTACACTCAGGTGAACTCTTAGTTCAACTTACCACAATACCGgctaataaaattatatgcattGTGTTGGAGTAGTAGTGTGTTTCTCTTCCTGTGCAGGCCATTGAGAGCTATCAAGAAGCCTTGAAGCTCAAGCCTGAGACCAAGCTGAGAAGTGAGATACAAGCTGAACTGGACTCTGCTTATGCTACCTCTAATATCCAATAGCTCTAGTCAATCAACCATGCacattgtttgtgtacatgtatatataccatgaACATTTCCCCACTTTGTACAGTTTCCGGTTGTAATTGAAACATGCCAACATCTTAACTATGCATGCCAAGtctgattattattatactaactATAAAGATATTTgttatagcatgcatgtactgtacgactgcatgcatacacacatgtactagcttagcctcaatcccaggccgcaAACCACTCAGGAAGGAGGCTAGCACTAGCTAGGCTTTGTCATGTGATCGCTGCTGACACATAATACAATATAGGACGTATGTTtagtgcacatgtatacaatataattatatgaaacaAACGGGCCAAGTCAACCACAAAATAATGATAGCTAGTATAAACTAAGCCTGAAAAATTAATTTGCAATAACAAATAATGCTCATAATCAGTTTGCCGATCATAAAAATCTATACTTTCTCGACAGCAGTTAGTTTGTGATTGAGAACAATGGGCGACCGAGTGTTGTCTTCATCTGCGCTCAAAGTGTCGGGACTGTCTGGGCTCGGGCTCTTGGACGCTATGCTCACACCCAGCTTAGAATCTCCAAAGAGCATCGGCGACGAAAACAAAGGGGATTTCCCTCCAGACATGGCACGGTGGAAGACGGATGTGGTGATGGAATGTGGGGAATTACCCTCGTTGTTTTGATGTTTGGGTTCTAAAGTTTGAGCTCCAAGAGTGTCCTTGATATCGGGTGTTGCGGAGATGGGGGTGAGAGGCGTGGCTGCATAGGATGGGCGGGTACCCTGAGCATTCCTCTTCTGAATAAACTGCTGAACATCGCACGTATATTTGAAGGTTAGTTTTTTCCCAGGTACTTTGTCCATGATCCCCTTGCTGTAGTAGTATCGAAGGCCTCTGCTTAGTTTGTCATAGTTCATCCGCGGCTTGTTCTTGCGTGCCCCCCACAGTTTGGCTATTTCCTCGGGGAGAATGATACGAAACTCGTAGCCGTTGCCAGTCCACTGGATCATGTGCTGCTTGTCGGGGGAGATGAGGAGGTCTAGAAGGAACTGCCACAGCTGAATAGGTCCACGGCCCTGGGGAactgtttgtgcatgtgcggGGGTACATAGTGTGAGCACATTGAATATACATTTGTGGAGAATGCTAATCACTAGTAGTACTGAAAGGGATATTGTAGCTAACAGAGCGTATGATTAGGAACATGTTTAGAAATGGAGGCTAAAACAAGTGCACAGTCATAACAATTAGTGCTAGGAAATTAGGAAATtagtcagtgcatgcatgaaactTACAAGGAGGAAGGTTGCCTTCtggtgggggagggggtgttcGTGCATCACCAGCTTCCACAAACTCCTTGAGCTCCTCGCCAGTCATCGAATCATTGGGGGTCACAGGGGTCATCGGCTGATGATGAGCAAACGAGGGGGTAGATACGATAAACTGCGATAGGCCAAACCCCCCCACCGGACAGGGGCTGCTCTGGGGGGTGGGGTATCCAAGCATTTGCTCCGGAATCACTTTGAGATCTTGTTGCATGTGCATCATACTTAGAGGAGGTACGTGTAGCTCTCGTGGTCGGAGGCCTTCAGGAAAGTGGTTCATCGATTTATGCGTGTCATGAGATGGTTTGGACATCGGCTCTTCTGCTTCCTCTTGAATAGGCTGCTCACGAGGTCTCTCTGTTTGACTGAGATGATAGATATCGGGTAGGGAGTTTGATCGACGTCTTTTTGGCATTGGTTTGGAAAATTCTCTCTCCATCTCTGGTGTTCGTACTCGTTTGGTCTTGCCCTGCGGAGATCTTTCACCATCCTCTCGAGTTGACATCTCTTCACTTTCTTTCTGCATTGCCATTTTTGCTGAGAACATGGCTATGGTACCATTAGGAAGCAAACAGGGGAAGGCATCGGGCAGATTTCCCTGTAGACCCTGAATAATCGAGGGATCGGTGACCACCATTGGTTTCTTGCCGCCTTGTTGCGACATAAAATGCATCATTGCTTGGTAAGGATTGATGGGAGACGAGGCTAGCTGTGGCAGAGCAGCGGTTACTGGTGATAAGTAGTCACTTGTGCCAAGGATGGTTGGACTGGAGCCAATAAACGGAAACATGCTAGGGGAACCAGTTTGTCCAAAGAAAAACGGATTCATGGGATTCATTGATGATGTGAGGGTTGGTATTGAAGGCAGCTGTAAAGAGGTGGGTATTTGTGAGGTCCTGGGTGGGAGTCCAGGCGAGCGACTTGGACTGAGAGACGGTCGAGTGTTGTGAGTGCCTGCAACAGAGAGTCTATTAGCTGATGAGGTGTGCTTCAGCTGGGGGGGCGGTGATCGTTGAATCGTTTCGAAATGCTGtttaaggaatttctcctGTTCTTCTGCGGTGACATTAGAGTTTAGTAACAGTGAGCCGCCTTCTTGACCGGTGGGAAAAGATAAAAGTGGCTTTTTGGGAAGCTTGGCCTCCACATTTTTGCTCCATTGTTTGGCATCGTGAATGTATTCTAGGATTTGCTCTTTGTGGTCAACCTCGACAGTCTTTTTGTCTTTCTTTGATTTCGATTCTCTATACTGGTCAATGTACTCGATCTTGAGCTCGATATTGCTGCCATCACGTAGGAGGGGGGAGGGCTGTGAAACCGAGGTAGGTTTCGGAGCAGAGGGCAAAGGTGTTCGGGGGATAGACTGATAAGCAACAACACCCTCGGGTGTGTACATGAATTCTGGAGCGCTCTCTCTGTGCGTTAGGAGCCCATTTTTCTTCAAAGGAAATTCAGCTCTGTCGCGAGTATCGGATCGATCATAGTACGACTTGGCCTTCCTAAGGTGTGCCGTTGAGTGGAACCGTTTGGGGTTGAGTAACGGCGGGTGTGTTTGCAGCTCGGGTGGGAGGAGGTGGCCGGTTTTCCCAATACCGATGAGACTGCGTGTGGTGGTTGTGACAAGTGGGGAGGGGAGTGTGGGACGTGTGGAGGGTGCGAGGTGCTTTGAGAGCGGCTGCGAGACCGAGGGACTTGCAATCGGTGTGTACCCTGAGGGTATGACCGAGACGTTTGTggagagggaggggctgggtACTGTCATCATGTGAACTGCAGTGAAAGAGAACGATGTCGCCATAAACGTGTTTGTTTCAGGGGAACTAAAACAAAGGCCAGACAAATCAGTGCCAAGTATGCACCTCAAAGCAAATCCCTGGGACTGCAATCACAGTTGCCAGAGTTACATGGAACGTTCAAGGAAAATCAGTATTTGTAGCTACACAAATAGAAGCCATTGTATTTAATTGGTCAATAATTTTTAAGTCCCACTTCCTAGAAGATATAGTTTCAACCTCAAAACATGGAAGCCAGTTGAAGGACTTTAATATCCTTAAACTGACACCCTCATATAAGCCCCATTAGATAGCTGGCTCCTCGACTAAAACACTTCCCTCCCTTCCAAAACCAAACAACACTGAAGCACACACGTTGCTAGACAACCATTGCTAACACACAAATATGATGATGATAAATTCTCAATGCTTCACCCACATTACTGTAATTATTAGTGGACATACATAATATAAAGACTGCCTATGCATGTCATTTGAGTATATCCTTCTCTAGATCTGCGGTCATTATGATCATAGAGGTATCCACTCCAACTAACTTATTTGTACGAGATTCAGTAAATGGATTTGCTAGCTAAGCTCCCCAATAGTGTATTAGCAGTtgtcgacctagcgttattaTTAGAGACACTAACCTTGAACGGAGACATGCGACTGTTAAATGCAGACAAGCAATGCTTGGAATAGGAACACAGACTAGAGTTGTGGCTGCCCACAAAACCCAATCATCATGGGGTACTTTGACATATTGTCCCAAATGTGTAGTTCCAATCACATGTTATGTTGGCAGGACCTACACTGTAGATAAACAACACTAGTCCACCTACTCACACAACCACTGCAAACAATGACTAGGCATTCGTATTCTAGGGATACCCACCCATGCAACCCATTACACACTTGTGTAACCAGATGGTTACAAACAAAATTAAGCTTCATTAAAATATTCTCAGAAAGCATCTAATGAATTGTAAAACACATTTTGAGTTGTGTACagatctgtatatatatatactgagtTCCATTGTATTTTGAAACATGATAAGCTGCAGACAACCAGATAGTTTTCACACAGGAAGTTATCGGTATTTATTAGAAAAACAAACACTATACACATATCCAACAGTAGTACATAACTACTGGTCAGTTAGAAAAAGAGAAAGTACCCAAACAACCCAAACAAGAGAGATACCAGGTCGTGACAGAGCGTGTTGTGCAGGCACGGCAGAGAAACCATGGATCCACACAAGAAGccaaacattaatttgtgtaaGCCTATAGGGGGAGATTACCTCAAGAGAATGCACGCTATTGAGAGTACTAGTGTGGGTGGGTGATGGGATATTCCCACTTCCTAGGGTAGTAAGGTCAGCCCTAGAGACACAGATCTTGGAGAGGCTTGTTGCTAACAGGAAGTCAAGTCTTTTATACTATTAGGGACTTCCTGGAAACTGCAAGGGCCACAACGAAAATACGTTATCAAGGGAGTAGTAATAAACTAACCTATTGCAGCATACAATCACATATTTATCctttatatacataattatatccacttttacaaaataataaatacaGTATTATAGCCTGTTAATACTCTTAGGAatcgacataattatgcttgattGAAACGATTAAGTATCCAGTGAAATCCCTACACTAGCTTCCATGCATAGAGACACACACGCTATTGTCACCTCGATTACAATAATGGATTGTTTTGAAACAAGTGCCAATTCCAGATAGAAGAAAACAGTGCCGTATCTAATGTACACCTACTAGTACATAGAGAGTGTATGACTCAACAAGAGCATATTATAAGATTCTCGATGCCACTGTTTGTCAACACTTCCTTCACAGAAGGAATGACAAGTCTAAAGGGCATGTGAACACTCACACAGGGACTACACCAACTCTTCCAATATCCCATTAATGGATAGCTTAGGAAATTCCCAACAACATACAATTCAAACAGGAAACTACTTATGTATACTTCAGAGATACATAATAATGGGGTGCTGAATAAACACAGGTCTTAATACAAACACTTGACTCTATACACACTTGTGATAAGTGAGCACTCACCTGACGTTCTGTCTCTGACATGAGTAGGTATCTTCAGCCACACGGTGAAGTTAGAGCCCAGGGTGAGGCCCAAGAGTCCATAGGTCAATTTGCTCGAACCTTGGGAGAAGAGGACCTCCCAGAGACTCTTCAGTCCTCCTCTGTCGAGGAATAGTTCCAGTTCGTGGGACAACTCGTGCCTCATTGTCAGCTGATGGACATTGATGGAGGAGACAGTCTTGACATGCTCGGCGGCTTCTTGACAACTTTTCATGTCAGCATAATGCAGGGTAGTACTCAATGGCTGCTTGCTTGAGTCAAGGCTCTCCCTAGGGGCAGCTGAAGGGGTGAAACCAAGCATGCAGGTATCAGATACAAGCATTTGCATGGACATCCTTGAGAAGCAGACAAACGCTCTCTTGGAAACCTTAAAAAGTAcgcattaattttaattaatgGGCAAAAGGGATTACGATATTGATAACCACTTCCTACCACAATTCAGTCAATGGATTCCATGGTAACCAAATAGCCATACACAGTTCTTTTTGTCACACAAGACTGGTTACTCTTACACTAGACAATTGAACCTCTCTCTGATAACTATTCATAAGTGCAGTCAAGTAACCATTTATATAAGCAACTCTCAAACAGATAAATTATACTTTGATTAAAGATTCAagaatgtatataattactaTAGAGGATATAATACACTGATGCATTGCACAAATACTACCAGCTCATTGTGGAGACAGAACTGAAACAAGATTTAAATTGGTCTACTCACAATCAACCCAATCATTCATTCTGTTTACTTTCTCACATTCACAAACTGTTCCATGTATGTAAGCCCAGGAAATACCCTGGTAATTCTAACCACATCTTCTATATACAAAACCTTACTATTGAATGCAGTGGAATCAACGTCAACAGGGAAGTTAAGATTTAATAGTCATGTACTAGGTACTATAGCCGTTATAATGCATTTAATAATACCAGTTATTTCTAACCTGGTCGTGGCGAAGAAGGTAGTAGAATTCTTTCCAAGCTTGCCATGTGGGATATTTTCAGAGTGAGAAAGGACACGGTGTTTGGTATCTTAGCCATGCAGGAAATGAGAAGAGGGGGTTGCCTTGAGCCCACAGTGTCCACAAATGTACTCGAGAACTTGGGCATGAAAGGGTCGTAGAATTCACCATCAAATCCAGCAAATATTACAGTTTTTGACTTGCAAAAGTCTCTCAGAAAACGACCACTCCTTGAGCCTCCCATTATCTGCTCGTAATTGACACAACCGCAGCAAACTGTGTCTGGCTTCGAGTGAATCCCATGGACGTGAAGTATTCCACGAGACTGTCGATTAGCCCAGTTATGGACGTCCTCTTCGTTCTCCATTAGGACCGGAGGGGTCCCCAGTGTTTGATCGAGGACAACGTCATAGTAGGTGTATATCAATAGTACGCCCATCTTCTGCAGTGCTTGCAGCTTCTCTACAAACTGGTTAGAGGTGTGTGCATGATTGGAGAGGGTGGAGAAGGACTCTTCCAGCCATTGAGTGTAGCTATCGTTCCTCTTGAGGGAGTTGACCACCACATTGCCAACAAAGGAAGGGTCCAACTCATATGCATTCACCAGCAGAGCTCTCTTTCTAATCTTCTCCTCATTGCTGAGCCCAGTCTGTGAGTCTAGCATCTTTTGGACACCTGCTTCTAGCAGCATATTGTAGCTGAGTGCTGCAGGAGGTCTGGATGGACTGGAGAGGCATTCTGCTGCAACTTGAGGGCCCAGTACAAGGATGCATCTCTCAGGGTCTAACTGCACAGTCGGTTCCATGTCTATACAGTTGAAGACAGTGGCAATACTTATTCTGGAGTTAGTTAATAGAACTTGTCCACTTTGACTAGTCCTTTTAGTTAGTTGGGATAGCTTGAGTTCCGCTGAGACAAAGTGGAAGTCAACTATAAATGCTTGGCTTGTGGCAAACACTCATCCCTTTAGGAAATGTGTTTTGCACAGTTGCAAATAGTTGCAATATTAATTATTGGTTAAAGATATTCATTGAGATATGGTTTCCGCCCACAGAACAAGGAAATTCACATGAAGGGTTAGTTTCAACAAAAACTATGAATTAACCTGCTACTTAGGAACAATAATATATGGTTGATAAGGGACACAAGTCTGTTTCTGATGACACACAAAAATCCACTGTGGTTTCACAAAGACAAGCTTGCTGTTCTCCGATAATGCCTATGGggaaaatcattaattatttaaTCAGATTTACAGCTTTAGATGAATCACTAACCTGGTCAAAGTGGTTGTCCCAGTCCTCCAGTGAAATCACATGAGACACATTCCCACTCATGTAGCTCTCAATGCGTCTATACAAATGTTATATGTAACTGCTCAGGAAACACACAGAAACCACATGCACTATAGTGTACTGTAAATACCTTCCCCACAATCAGCCATTTCCTGAGCAATAACTAAAGGCATAATGCAATAagagcatacacacacactcatatgGCTCACTGGGCTATATCCTGAGCACCATGTAATTATGAATAATGCAATAGCAAACACGCCACTACGAAGCAAAATAATACCATAAGTGGGCAAGAGTCAGTACCCATATAGACACCTGGCAACAGAGAAATGTTTGGGAGAAATACCTCTCCAAAAGTTAAACAAACCACTTCCAGAGAAGTAATTGGCTGCTCCTAAAATATCTCAAACGCCATAAAAAGACATGCAGTGTGACCCCACTCAACACTACCACTAACTAACCTAAACATGATGACTACTGACACTGGCAACAGTGCATGTCCTGCATACATAATCTATTgtacatatatacgtacatcatGAGGAAGTGTGTGTTGTCAGTGGTACTCACCCGTTGTAGGCAGTGATGTACCGAGTGATGAGGTGGCGATCAGACAGAGAACAATTGCCATAGAGGAGAAAGGTGCACTTTGAGAACAGGTCAGGGAGTTTGGTGAGATCAGAGAGTGTGGGAGCCTTAGTCCCAGTAGTCGTCTCTATATAGGTGCAGGGACGCTGGTAACATTACAGCCTAACGTACACAATATATAGCCTAGACAGAGAGTGTAGCCAACTAGCTACCTTCTTCATCAGTGGAGCCGCCATAAGGATCTTCAATAGTGACCTTGGTCATCTTTGGCTTCCTCTCTCGAGCTCTGTGCACATAAATTAAGAGTCGGGTGATGATCGAGTGCATGGTCTGAGGCTAGTGTAAGGTCACCCATCACTAAGCTTGCTTCCACTGCTATCATCACTtcccaatacacacacaatgtactTGGGTATCTACCTGAGTATTAGTAATCATTATTGGTAACCAAAATTGTTATCAGAGGAACTGTAGAACTGATAAAATTACCTCCAATAAAATTTAATAGGTAATCAAATATCTCGCTATACTCGCCAACAGACTGACATATAGGATGCTGGGTTATACATCATTCATTACCAAACTACTAAATAAGTATAGTGCTAGTCAAGTCATAGGAAACAAACATTAGTGACCTAATGTTGGGATTAGGATGTCTGGCTAGATCACTTTAAGAGGAtgcatatataatataatatatgcGAATCCTTAAAAACAAGTTGTGTGCTATATTACAAGATTTACAAATACGAGAGGAAGTGAAGACATCCTTA of Halichondria panicea chromosome 9, odHalPani1.1, whole genome shotgun sequence contains these proteins:
- the LOC135340661 gene encoding tetratricopeptide repeat protein 12-like isoform X1; translation: MLSGALEMSAGEEDVLSETSKQDLSSFLARVNEIGDLVKGLSTSNDKTAADEAIKKADAYLHVSKVSESTIGFNQTFVNTPTTESTQAQSSQQELCRSLEEDAQERTERRREREAAGRKWKSKGAGAFKRGDMEEALDCYSKALEETPWVITLYTNRALCYNKMGRYIEAIEDCDEAIKIEPAKIRAHVHKGKALVGMGNYTQAIESYQEALKLKPETKLRSEIQAELDSAYATSNIQ
- the LOC135340661 gene encoding tetratricopeptide repeat protein 12-like isoform X2; this translates as MKLVHGDLVKGLSTSNDKTAADEAIKKADAYLHVSKVSESTIGFNQTFVNTPTTESTQAQSSQQELCRSLEEDAQERTERRREREAAGRKWKSKGAGAFKRGDMEEALDCYSKALEETPWVITLYTNRALCYNKMGRYIEAIEDCDEAIKIEPAKIRAHVHKGKALVGMGNYTQAIESYQEALKLKPETKLRSEIQAELDSAYATSNIQ
- the LOC135340621 gene encoding uncharacterized protein LOC135340621; amino-acid sequence: MEPTVQLDPERCILVLGPQVAAECLSSPSRPPAALSYNMLLEAGVQKMLDSQTGLSNEEKIRKRALLVNAYELDPSFVGNVVVNSLKRNDSYTQWLEESFSTLSNHAHTSNQFVEKLQALQKMGVLLIYTYYDVVLDQTLGTPPVLMENEEDVHNWANRQSRGILHVHGIHSKPDTVCCGCVNYEQIMGGSRSGRFLRDFCKSKTVIFAGFDGEFYDPFMPKFSSTFVDTVGSRQPPLLISCMAKIPNTVSFLTLKISHMASLERILLPSSPRPAAPRESLDSSKQPLSTTLHYADMKSCQEAAEHVKTVSSINVHQLTMRHELSHELELFLDRGGLKSLWEVLFSQGSSKLTYGLLGLTLGSNFTVWLKIPTHVRDRTSVHMMTVPSPSLSTNVSVIPSGYTPIASPSVSQPLSKHLAPSTRPTLPSPLVTTTTRSLIGIGKTGHLLPPELQTHPPLLNPKRFHSTAHLRKAKSYYDRSDTRDRAEFPLKKNGLLTHRESAPEFMYTPEGVVAYQSIPRTPLPSAPKPTSVSQPSPLLRDGSNIELKIEYIDQYRESKSKKDKKTVEVDHKEQILEYIHDAKQWSKNVEAKLPKKPLLSFPTGQEGGSLLLNSNVTAEEQEKFLKQHFETIQRSPPPQLKHTSSANRLSVAGTHNTRPSLSPSRSPGLPPRTSQIPTSLQLPSIPTLTSSMNPMNPFFFGQTGSPSMFPFIGSSPTILGTSDYLSPVTAALPQLASSPINPYQAMMHFMSQQGGKKPMVVTDPSIIQGLQGNLPDAFPCLLPNGTIAMFSAKMAMQKESEEMSTREDGERSPQGKTKRVRTPEMEREFSKPMPKRRRSNSLPDIYHLSQTERPREQPIQEEAEEPMSKPSHDTHKSMNHFPEGLRPRELHVPPLSMMHMQQDLKVIPEQMLGYPTPQSSPCPVGGFGLSQFIVSTPSFAHHQPMTPVTPNDSMTGEELKEFVEAGDARTPPPPPEGNLPPFPQGRGPIQLWQFLLDLLISPDKQHMIQWTGNGYEFRIILPEEIAKLWGARKNKPRMNYDKLSRGLRYYYSKGIMDKVPGKKLTFKYTCDVQQFIQKRNAQGTRPSYAATPLTPISATPDIKDTLGAQTLEPKHQNNEGNSPHSITTSVFHRAMSGGKSPLFSSPMLFGDSKLGVSIASKSPSPDSPDTLSADEDNTRSPIVLNHKLTAVEKV